The proteins below are encoded in one region of Xenopus laevis strain J_2021 chromosome 8L, Xenopus_laevis_v10.1, whole genome shotgun sequence:
- the LOC121397335 gene encoding olfactory receptor 5B21-like: protein MENSNQTSANRFILLGLTNIPYLQAIYVSIFFIIYITTLSANSLLIIVVRINEQLQTPMYFFLRNLSIIDICFSSTIVPRIIINTLSRDRSVSLLDCALQMFFHLAVGGTECLILAVMAYDRYAAICQPLHYNTVMNKTFCICVATGSWTSASISAFIHVFFTFQLPYCRSHNLNHFFCEMPPFFRLSCRDTWPNELAVYITASIIAMFSFFLTLISYIHIISTILKIHSSEGRQKSFSTCASHLTVVSLFYGTILFMYMRPHSAYSDIDKAVSIVYTAVIPMLNPIIYSMRNKDVKGTVRKHMNKHISEKS from the coding sequence ATGGAGAACTCAAATCAAACCTCAGCAAACAGATTCATCCTGCTTGGCCTCACCAATATCCCATACCTACAGGCAATATATGTTTCGATATTCTTTATAATCTATATAACCACACTGTCAGCAAACTCTCTGCTTATCATTGTAGTGAGGATCAATGAGCAGCTGCAGACACCCATGTACTTTTTCTTGAGGAACCTCTCCATTATAGACATCTGCTTTTCTTCCACCATAGTACccagaataataataaacaccTTATCACGGGATCGAAGTGTTTCACTCTTAGATTGTGCATTGCAGATGTTCTTCCATTTAGCTGTAGGAGGGACGGAGTGTTTGATTCTGGCTGTTATGGCCTATGACAGGTATGCAGCCATATGTCAACCATTACACTACAATACAGTTATGAACAAGACATTCTGTATCTGTGTAGCTACTGGATCATGGACTTCTGCTTCTATCAGTGCttttatccatgttttttttaccttccaaCTGCCTTATTGTCGTTCTCACAACCttaaccattttttctgtgaGATGCCTCCTTTCTTTCGCCTTTCTTGCCGAGATACTTGGCCCAATGAGTTAGCCGTGTACATCACAGCCAGTATAATTGCCATGTTTTCATTCTTTTTGACTCTCATTTCATATATTCACATCATTTCCACTATTCTGAAGATTCATTCCAGTGAAGGAAGACAAAAATCTTTCTCCACTTGTGCATCCCATCTCACAGTCGTCTCTCTGTTCTATGGCACCATCTTGTTCATGTATATGAGACCTCACTCTGCATATTCAGACATAGACAAGGCAGTATCCATTGTTTATACGGCTGTGATCCCAATGCTGAATCCCATTATTTACAGTATGAGAAATAAAGATGTCAAAGGCACCGTAAGAAAACACATGAATAAGCACATTTCTGAAAAGTCTTAA